From Apium graveolens cultivar Ventura chromosome 9, ASM990537v1, whole genome shotgun sequence, the proteins below share one genomic window:
- the LOC141686112 gene encoding uncharacterized protein LOC141686112, with product MELKFFELKQEGMIVGEYEKKFTELARFVGDYVDTDEKRAKRFQQGLKPWLRSRVGESDQNLKEKESKKRKFGSNGEGSARGSQSGKNFKKFGFQDQGGTRSFKKGDNKSQKNRIQGTSGQRSQQATNPECKFCNKRHMGNCNKADIICYMCNSKGHYANECRNPKPPVTCFKCGKTGHMYRDRKTPRNNKLMQLTAAPYNQAMTSSVPPLQLPSNQPFESATPVFPPSYPAQARTFNMNIKDVVQSSELNCETEPLVEPLSIIVANQEQVSVKSICPRYKVEISGYSFHASLIPFQLGEFDVILGMDWLAEYGAQIDCKKKKVILKSPQEKKVEFIGQKQVKTFLTMVQAKKLLRQGCAGYLAHVMDRSKETPNIEGIPIVNEFPDVFPDELPGLSPDHQIEFSIDLAPDVEPVSKEPYRIAHQS from the exons ATGGAATTAAAGTTCTTTGAATTGAAACAAGAAGGAATGATTGTGGGAGAGTACGAGAAGAAAttcactgaattggctaggtttgttggAGATTATGTGGACACGGATGAAAAGAGAGCGAAGAGGtttcaacagggattgaagccTTGGCTACGAAGCAGAGTGG GAGAAAGTGATCAAAACTtaaaggagaaagagagtaagaaaagaaagtttggaAGCAATGGTGAAGGATCGGCTCGAGGGAGCCAAAGTGGCAAGAATTTCAAGAAGTTTGGATTCCAGGATCAGGGAGGAACCCGAAGCTTTAAGAAGGGTGATAATAAGAGTCAGAAGAATAGGATTCAAGGGACAAGTGGTCAAAGATCCCAGCAAGCAACAAATCCGGAGTGTAAATTCTGCAACAAGAGACACATGGGTAACTGCAATAAGGCTGACATCATTTGTTACATGTGCAATTCGAAAGGTCATTATGCGAATGAGTGCCGGAACCCGAAGCCTCCTGTTACATGCTTCAAGTGTGGAAAGACCGGTCATATGTATAGGGATCGCAAGACCCCCAGAAACAACAAGTTGATGCAATTAACGGCCGCCCCTTACAATCAAGCAATGACATCTTCTGTTCCACCTCTTCAACTACCTTCAAATCAACCTTTTGAATCTGCAACTCCAGTGTTCCCTCCTTCATATCCTGCTCAGGCTAGGACATTCAACATGAATATcaaggatgttgttcagagttctgaa TTGAATTGTGAAACTGAACCATTAGTTGAACCTCTATCTATCATTGTGGctaatcaagaacaagtatctgttaaaAGTATTTGCCCTCGGTATAAAGTAGAGATTTCAGGCTATAGTTTCCATGCTTCCCTTATACCTTTTCaactaggagaatttgatgttatattaggaatggattggttagcagaATATGGTGCTCAAATAGATTGTAAGAAGAAAAAAGTGATTCTTAAGTCCCCTCAAGAAAAGAAAGTAGAGTTTATAGGGCAGAAACAAGTTAAAACATTTTTGACAATGGTTCAAGCTAAAAAGTTGTTAAGACAAGGGTGTGCAGGGTATTTGGCTCATGTAATGGATAGATCTAAGGAGACGCCGAATATAGAAGGTATCCCGATAGTTAACGAATTTCCCGATGTATTTCCTGACGAACTTCCTGGATTGTCGCCTGATCATCAAATTGAGTTTTCCATCGACTTAGCGCCCGACGTGGAACCTGTATCGAAGGAACCTTATCGTATAGCACATCAGAGTTGA